In one window of Drosophila ananassae strain 14024-0371.13 chromosome XR, ASM1763931v2, whole genome shotgun sequence DNA:
- the LOC6505213 gene encoding tyrosine aminotransferase: MPSSVANESQFKRFQSNPSRVSCPSRSPSDSPDSPSAHTPNCDAVEEALAELQLQSQDLRSKELLPNGNGLVSGKGRRSGWHVKSSKLALNTHNRIRNIVEALKIKPNPEKPMIPLSIGDPTTFGNLKAADETMKAVLHSLECGKFNGYAHTQGHEAARQAVAKYSAHQRPDGEIQSDEVVLCSGCSSALEYCILALADRGQNVLIPRPGFCLYHTLAEGLDIEVRYYDLLPDQQWRADLVQLESLIDENTAALLINNPSNPCGSVFDEKHLRQLIAICERHYLPIIADEIYEHFVFPGSKHLAVSSLTTEVPVLSCGGLTKRFLVPGWRMGWIIIHDRKQRLGEAVRGLKNMCGRILGSNTIIQGALPEILTKTPQSYFDGVIDVLHSNASLAYKMLKQVQGLNPVMPNGAMYMMIGVSIERFPEFKDDTHFVQELVNEQSVFCLPGSCFEYPGYVRIVLTVPGLMIEEACARMAEFCERHYKKDSRDIIEDGLLDENLGF; this comes from the exons ATGCCCAGCAGTGTGGCCAACGAGAGCCAGTTCAAGCGATTCCAGAGCAACCCCAGCCGGGTTAGCTGCCCGAGCCGGAGTCCCAGCGATTCCCCGGACTCTCCGTCCGCCCATACGCCCAATTGTGATGCCGTCGAGGAGGCACTGGCCGAGCTGCAGCTCCAGTCGCAGGACCTTCGCTCCAAGGAGCTACTACCCAATGGCAATGGCCTGGTTAGCGGTAAAGGACGACGTTCTGGATGGCACGTCAAGTCCTCCAAACTGGCCCTCAACACTCACAATCGCATCCGGAACATTGTCGAGGCTCTGAAGATCAAGCCCAACCCGGAAAAGCCCATGATTCCTTTGTCCATTG GTGATCCCACTACCTTTGGCAATCTAAAGGCCGCCGATGAGACCATGAAGGCGGTCCTCCACTCCCTGGAGTGTGGCAAGTTCAATGGCTATGCCCATACCCAGGGGCATGAGGCGGCCCGCCAGGCGGTGGCCAAGTACAGTGCCCACCAGCGTCCGGATGGCGAGATCCAGAGCGACGAGGTGGTCCTCTGCAGTGGCTGCTCCTCGGCTCTGGAGTACTGCATCCTGGCCCTGGCAGATCGTGGCCAGAATGTGCTTATTCCACGACCGGGATTCTGTTTGTATCACACATTGGCCGAGGGATTGGATATTGAGGTGCGCTACTATGACCTCCTTCCGGACCAGCAGTGGCGCGCCGATCTCGTCCAGCTGGAGAGCCTCATCGATGAGAACACGGCCGCCCTGCTGATCAACAATCCGAGCAATCCCTGCGGCAGTGTCTTCGATGAGAAGCACCTCCGGCAGCTCATCGCCATCTGCGAGCGCCACTATCTGCCCATCATAGCCGACGAG ATCTATGAGCACTTTGTGTTCCCTGGCTCCAAGCACTTGGCTGTCAGCAGCCTGACCACCGAGGttcctgtcctgtcctgcGGAGGACTCACGAAGCGCTTCCTGGTGCCCGGCTGGCGAATGGGTTGGATCATAATCCACGATCGCAAGCAGCGGCTGGGAGAAGCAGTTCGTGGTCTGAAGAACATGTGTGGCCGGATCCTAGGATCCAATACCATCATCCAGGGTGCCCTGCCCGAGATCCTGACCAAGACCCCACAGTCCTACTTCGATGGAGTGATTGATGTGCTGCAT TCCAATGCCTCGCTGGCCTACAAAATGCTGAAACAGGTCCAAGGCCTGAACCCCGTAATGCCCAATGGAGCCATGTACATGATGATCGGAGTGAGCATCGAGCGATTCCCGGAGTTCAAGGACGACACCCACTTTGTCCAGGAGCTGGTGAATGAGCAGAGTGTCTTCTGTCTTCCAGGTAGTTGTTTCGAGTATCCTGGCTATGTAAGGATCGTCCTGACAGTGCCAGGACTAATGATCGAGGAGGCGTGTGCCCGGATGGCCGAGTTCTGTGAGCGCCATTACAAGAAGGACTCTCGGGACATAATCGAAGACGGACTCCTGGACGAGAATCTGGGCTTCTGA
- the LOC6505212 gene encoding 60S ribosomal protein L30 isoform X1 produces the protein MVAVKKQKKALESTNARLALVMKSGKYCLGYKQTLKTLRQGKAKLVLIASNTPALRKSEIEYYAMLAKTEVQHYSGTNIELGTACGKYFRVCTMSITDPGDSDIIRSLPDN, from the exons ATGGTTGCCGTCAAGAAACAG AAAAAGGCTTTGGAGAGCACCAATGCTCGTCTGGCTTTGGTGATGAAGTCCGGCAAGTACTGCCTGGGCTACAAGCAGACCCTCAAGACCCTGCGCCAGGGAAAGGCCAAGCTGGTGCTCATCGCCAGTAACACTCCCGCCCTGAG GAAGTCTGAGATCGAGTACTACGCCATGTTGGCCAAGACTGAGGTCCAGCACTACAGCGGCACCAACATCGAGCTGGGCACTGCCTGCGGTAAATACTTCCGTGTGTGCACCATGTCCATCACCGATCCCGGAGATTCTGATATCATTCGCTCCCTGCCAGATAACTAA
- the LOC6505212 gene encoding 60S ribosomal protein L30 isoform X2 translates to MTANFWCLWKSEIEYYAMLAKTEVQHYSGTNIELGTACGKYFRVCTMSITDPGDSDIIRSLPDN, encoded by the exons ATGACTGCCAATTTTTGGTGCTTGtg GAAGTCTGAGATCGAGTACTACGCCATGTTGGCCAAGACTGAGGTCCAGCACTACAGCGGCACCAACATCGAGCTGGGCACTGCCTGCGGTAAATACTTCCGTGTGTGCACCATGTCCATCACCGATCCCGGAGATTCTGATATCATTCGCTCCCTGCCAGATAACTAA